A genomic segment from Peribacillus sp. ACCC06369 encodes:
- a CDS encoding autoinducer 2 import system permease LsrD (with IsrABC is involved with autoinducer 2 import) — translation MLKKIPKWNLVLLTTLLAEIMIFGLINPRFWNIKILLYSFNDFVGIAIIAFFVTFVIITGGIDISGGSIIGLTSVVTGLLSQVYGMNMWGAALLAVLAGGLCGLLNGVLIAYARVQAMVITLGGMLLYSGIALVLVGMSGASTYEGISGFSQGFINLANGELWGVPHSVIIFVVMLLIAYVLLHWTRYGRYIYLTGINQNSAEYSGINTRKIITSTYVLSGLSAGIAGIILTSYLGSSRADFGAEYLMPILTAVVLGGTLITGGKGGVVGTALASIIIGFLKLGLQMGGVQTQYIGLATGMLLIISVAFMGGQKFKLNVRRLLNLER, via the coding sequence ATGTTAAAAAAAATACCCAAATGGAACTTAGTCTTATTAACTACTTTACTTGCAGAAATCATGATCTTTGGTCTGATTAACCCGAGATTTTGGAATATAAAAATTCTATTATATAGCTTTAACGATTTTGTAGGGATCGCAATCATTGCCTTCTTCGTTACTTTTGTCATCATTACTGGAGGTATCGATATATCTGGTGGATCCATTATCGGATTAACATCTGTGGTAACGGGTCTTCTGTCTCAAGTTTACGGAATGAATATGTGGGGTGCAGCTCTTCTTGCAGTATTAGCTGGTGGATTATGTGGTTTACTGAATGGCGTTCTAATTGCTTATGCAAGGGTTCAAGCGATGGTCATAACGCTTGGCGGGATGCTTTTATATAGCGGTATTGCTTTAGTTTTGGTTGGAATGTCTGGAGCAAGTACTTATGAAGGGATTTCCGGATTTTCACAAGGGTTTATCAACCTAGCAAATGGGGAATTATGGGGCGTCCCACATTCAGTTATCATTTTTGTTGTCATGCTGCTAATTGCTTACGTGCTACTTCATTGGACGCGATATGGAAGATACATTTATTTAACTGGAATTAACCAAAATTCTGCAGAGTACTCTGGAATCAATACGAGGAAAATAATTACTAGTACATATGTATTATCAGGGCTAAGTGCAGGAATAGCAGGGATTATTTTAACTTCATATTTGGGTAGTTCTAGAGCAGATTTTGGCGCTGAATATTTAATGCCAATCTTAACTGCTGTTGTATTAGGAGGAACATTAATAACAGGTGGTAAAGGGGGTGTTGTCGGGACTGCTCTTGCAAGTATAATTATTGGTTTCTTAAAACTAGGATTGCAAATGGGAGGGGTCCAAACACAATATATAGGACTAGCAACAGGGATGCTCTTGATTATTTCAGTAGCATTTATGGGAGGTCAAAAATTTAAGTTGAATGTTAGAAGGTTACTAAATTTAGAAAGATAG